The Glycine soja cultivar W05 chromosome 8, ASM419377v2, whole genome shotgun sequence genome has a window encoding:
- the LOC114422837 gene encoding uncharacterized protein LOC114422837 isoform X1, producing the protein MALSLGKLVILVSAGIAGSVIAKEGRLPDVSGLASGAFKVVLRQLKSDDPAPTVKKQPHNDALLAQVNSLRQELQLLARDRSITIVNASGTGGRKYITVIVIVVVGYGYVWWKGWKLPDLMFATRRGLSDACTSIGNQMGKLYESIGDTKKKLSARINGLDKNLEECAAITESTREDISVIQRKADTISEDSKSFHVAVHVLESKIKEIEEKQVATIEGVNMLCQFTKTLENSRSTEYIQASSSSSSRPALEPPPVSPSSSSRGSQSGSARLSLEPPSLTPSSRTASLPPTLPTDPPSPSNSGGSFQGPKVDKSNGSSSGLFGLISGVYGPLLTRTRSATDAVVQKTRSAS; encoded by the exons ATGGCTCTTTCACTCGGCAAGCTCGTCATTCTCGTCAGCGCAG GAATTGCTGGTTCAGTAATTGCAAAAGAAGGGCGTCTGCCAGATGTCTCTGGTCTCGCCTCTGGTGCTTTTAAG GTTGTTTTGAGGCAACTTAAAAGCGATGATCCTGCTCCAACTGTTAAAAAGCAGCCGCATAATGATGCTTTGTTGGCTCAG GTAAACAGTCTTCGGCAGGAACTGCAACTTCTTGCTAGAGATAGATCGATCACTATTGTAAATGCAAGTGGAACAG GTggaagaaaatatataacagtGATTGTTATTGTTGTGGTAGGATATGGATACGTTTGGTGGAAG GGATGGAAGCTTCCTGATCTGATGTTTGCAACAAGGCGTGGTTTGTCTGATGCTTGCACATCTATTGGTAATCAGATGGGAAAGCTTTATGAATCAATTGGG GATACCAAAAAGAAATTATCTGCAAGAATCAACGGTCTGGATAAAAATTTAGAAGAATGTGCTGCCATTACTGAAAGTACCAGGGAGGAT ATATCTGTAATTCAACGTAAAGCAGATACGATAAGTGAAGATTCAAAGTCTTTTCATGTCGCAGTCCATGTTCTG GAatctaaaattaaagaaatagaaGAGAAGCAG GTGGCCACAATTGAAGGAGTGAACATGTTGTGTCAATTTACCAAGACTTTGGAGAATAGCAGATCCACAGAGTATATTCAG gcATCTTCATCCAGTTCTTCCAGGCCAGCCCTTGAGCCACCACCAGTTTCACCCTCTTCCAGTTCCAGG GGGTCACAGTCAGGTTCCGCTAGGCTATCTCTTGAGCCACCATCCCTTACACCATCATCAAGG ACTGCATCCTTGCCACCGACATTGCCAACTGATCCACCATCTCCATCGAATTCTGGTGGATCTTTCCAG GGGCCAAAAGTAGACAAAAGCAATGGATCTAGTTCTGGCTTGTTTGGGTTGATATCTGGTGTCTATGGTCCATTGCTGACAAGAACTCGCAGTGCGACAGATGCAGTAGTCCAAAAAACTCGTTCGGCTAGTTAA
- the LOC114424047 gene encoding F-box protein At5g49610-like — translation MKKVDRFLNSDILIEILSHVPAKDLLSLKLVSKEWHRLISSRCFMEAQVQRTKEEALTGFIFQEKFMWCNEDIKTISYISVEENTKGGGGSKVKQKVFDFLPEDVVMMASCKGLVCSRSCFPSEEPFIYVCNPSNKEWVKLEWPWPITHYDCLRSMTIALAFDYDPSKGFVEKFKLVRVKLVEVEGDEEDEDEEEDGEGEGELFLTFELYPAEKGAWKTSNEICQCYSKMVNNGGIYIGGVMHWLNGDRVLTFNVQNELSWLVPAPVPASEFMAVPEACIGESEGRLSYVFVSEQGVHVWCLEDYYDYKWAIVYCKPLEEIEGEWPQFFMNLRSHVLERVNGPWVNPLAFKDGILLMKVCVSLYLFDVKNNSMTEVCSIQDLKSQCMLNPTVIAHSLSLVHLSPA, via the coding sequence atgaagaaggtTGATAGGTTTCTCAACAGTGACATTTTGATTGAAATTCTGTCTCATGTTCCTGCTAAGGATTTGCTGAGTTTGAAGCTTGTTAGCAAGGAGTGGCATCGCTTGATTTCGAGCCGTTGCTTCATGGAAGCACAAGTGCAAAGAACCAAAGAGGAGGCATTAACAGGGTTCATTTTCCAGGAGAAGTTCATGTGGTGCAATGAGGACATCAAAACCATTAGCTACATTTCTGTGGAAGAGAACACCAAAGGAGGAGGGGGTTCCAAGGTGAAGCAAAAGGTTTTTGATTTTCTCCCTGAAGATGTTGTTATGATGGCATCTTGCAAGGGTTTGGTGTGTAGCAGAAGCTGTTTTCCTTCTGAGGAACCCTTTATATATGTTTGTAATCCTTCAAATAAGGAGTGGGTTAAGTTGGAGTGGCCTTGGCCTATTACTCACTATGACTGTCTTAGAAGTATGACAATAGCATTGGCTTTCGATTATGACCCTTCAAagggttttgttgaaaaattcaagttggtgAGAGTTAAGCTAGTTGAGGTAGAAGGGGATGAGGAGGATGAGGACGAGGAGGAAGATGGAGAGGGAGAAGGGGAATTGTTCCTCACATTTGAGTTGTACCCAGCAGAGAAAGGAGCATGGAAGACATCCAATGAAATATGCCAATGTTATAGCAAGATGGTCAATAATGGAGGGATCTACATTGGGGGTGTCATGCATTGGCTCAATGGCGACCGAGTCCTCACCTTCAACGTCCAGAATGAGCTATCTTGGTTGGTTCCTGCACCGGTTCCAGCCTCGGAGTTCATGGCAGTTCCTGAAGCCTGTATTGGGGAATCTGAAGGGAGGCTCAGTTATGTGTTTGTGTCAGAGCAGGGTGTTCATGTTTGGTGTCTTGAGGATTATTATGACTATAAATGGGCAATTGTGTATTGCAAGCCTCTGGAGGAGATTGAAGGAGAATGGCCTCAGTTCTTTATGAATTTGAGGAGCCATGTGCTGGAGAGGGTGAATGGTCCATGGGTGAATCCTCTAGCTTTCAAAGATGGGATCTTGCTAATGAAGGTGTGTGTGAGTCTGTACTTGTTTGATGTTAAGAACAACAGCATGACTGAGGTTTGCTCCATTCAAGACCTGAAATCACAGTGCATGCTCAATCCTACTGTAATTGCCCATTCACTGAGCTTGGTTCATTTAAGTCCTGCATGA
- the LOC114422837 gene encoding uncharacterized protein LOC114422837 isoform X2, producing MALSLGKLVILVSAGIAGSVIAKEGRLPDVSGLASGAFKVVLRQLKSDDPAPTVKKQPHNDALLAQVNSLRQELQLLARDRSITIVNASGTGGRKYITVIVIVVVGYGYVWWKGWKLPDLMFATRRGLSDACTSIGNQMGKLYESIGDTKKKLSARINGLDKNLEECAAITESTREDISVIQRKADTISEDSKSFHVAVHVLESKIKEIEEKQVATIEGVNMLCQFTKTLENSRSTEYIQASSSSSSRPALEPPPVSPSSSSRGSQSGSARLSLEPPSLTPSSRGPKVDKSNGSSSGLFGLISGVYGPLLTRTRSATDAVVQKTRSAS from the exons ATGGCTCTTTCACTCGGCAAGCTCGTCATTCTCGTCAGCGCAG GAATTGCTGGTTCAGTAATTGCAAAAGAAGGGCGTCTGCCAGATGTCTCTGGTCTCGCCTCTGGTGCTTTTAAG GTTGTTTTGAGGCAACTTAAAAGCGATGATCCTGCTCCAACTGTTAAAAAGCAGCCGCATAATGATGCTTTGTTGGCTCAG GTAAACAGTCTTCGGCAGGAACTGCAACTTCTTGCTAGAGATAGATCGATCACTATTGTAAATGCAAGTGGAACAG GTggaagaaaatatataacagtGATTGTTATTGTTGTGGTAGGATATGGATACGTTTGGTGGAAG GGATGGAAGCTTCCTGATCTGATGTTTGCAACAAGGCGTGGTTTGTCTGATGCTTGCACATCTATTGGTAATCAGATGGGAAAGCTTTATGAATCAATTGGG GATACCAAAAAGAAATTATCTGCAAGAATCAACGGTCTGGATAAAAATTTAGAAGAATGTGCTGCCATTACTGAAAGTACCAGGGAGGAT ATATCTGTAATTCAACGTAAAGCAGATACGATAAGTGAAGATTCAAAGTCTTTTCATGTCGCAGTCCATGTTCTG GAatctaaaattaaagaaatagaaGAGAAGCAG GTGGCCACAATTGAAGGAGTGAACATGTTGTGTCAATTTACCAAGACTTTGGAGAATAGCAGATCCACAGAGTATATTCAG gcATCTTCATCCAGTTCTTCCAGGCCAGCCCTTGAGCCACCACCAGTTTCACCCTCTTCCAGTTCCAGG GGGTCACAGTCAGGTTCCGCTAGGCTATCTCTTGAGCCACCATCCCTTACACCATCATCAAGG GGGCCAAAAGTAGACAAAAGCAATGGATCTAGTTCTGGCTTGTTTGGGTTGATATCTGGTGTCTATGGTCCATTGCTGACAAGAACTCGCAGTGCGACAGATGCAGTAGTCCAAAAAACTCGTTCGGCTAGTTAA
- the LOC114422837 gene encoding uncharacterized protein LOC114422837 isoform X3, which produces MALSLGKLVILVSAGIAGSVIAKEGRLPDVSGLASGAFKVVLRQLKSDDPAPTVKKQPHNDALLAQVNSLRQELQLLARDRSITIVNASGTGGRKYITVIVIVVVGYGYVWWKGWKLPDLMFATRRGLSDACTSIGNQMGKLYESIGDTKKKLSARINGLDKNLEECAAITESTREDISVIQRKADTISEDSKSFHVAVHVLESKIKEIEEKQVATIEGVNMLCQFTKTLENSRSTEYIQASSSSSSRPALEPPPVSPSSSSRGPKVDKSNGSSSGLFGLISGVYGPLLTRTRSATDAVVQKTRSAS; this is translated from the exons ATGGCTCTTTCACTCGGCAAGCTCGTCATTCTCGTCAGCGCAG GAATTGCTGGTTCAGTAATTGCAAAAGAAGGGCGTCTGCCAGATGTCTCTGGTCTCGCCTCTGGTGCTTTTAAG GTTGTTTTGAGGCAACTTAAAAGCGATGATCCTGCTCCAACTGTTAAAAAGCAGCCGCATAATGATGCTTTGTTGGCTCAG GTAAACAGTCTTCGGCAGGAACTGCAACTTCTTGCTAGAGATAGATCGATCACTATTGTAAATGCAAGTGGAACAG GTggaagaaaatatataacagtGATTGTTATTGTTGTGGTAGGATATGGATACGTTTGGTGGAAG GGATGGAAGCTTCCTGATCTGATGTTTGCAACAAGGCGTGGTTTGTCTGATGCTTGCACATCTATTGGTAATCAGATGGGAAAGCTTTATGAATCAATTGGG GATACCAAAAAGAAATTATCTGCAAGAATCAACGGTCTGGATAAAAATTTAGAAGAATGTGCTGCCATTACTGAAAGTACCAGGGAGGAT ATATCTGTAATTCAACGTAAAGCAGATACGATAAGTGAAGATTCAAAGTCTTTTCATGTCGCAGTCCATGTTCTG GAatctaaaattaaagaaatagaaGAGAAGCAG GTGGCCACAATTGAAGGAGTGAACATGTTGTGTCAATTTACCAAGACTTTGGAGAATAGCAGATCCACAGAGTATATTCAG gcATCTTCATCCAGTTCTTCCAGGCCAGCCCTTGAGCCACCACCAGTTTCACCCTCTTCCAGTTCCAGG GGGCCAAAAGTAGACAAAAGCAATGGATCTAGTTCTGGCTTGTTTGGGTTGATATCTGGTGTCTATGGTCCATTGCTGACAAGAACTCGCAGTGCGACAGATGCAGTAGTCCAAAAAACTCGTTCGGCTAGTTAA